The nucleotide sequence TCCTGGAAGACGTAGCCGAGGCTGCGCCGGCGGACGGCGGCGAGCTCGGCCCGGCTCAGCGTCGCGAGGTCGGTGCCCTCGACGAGGACGACGCCGTCGGTGGGGGTGTCCAGGCCGCCGGCCAGGTGCAGCAGCGTGCTCTTGCCCGAGCCCGACGGACCCATGACGGCGATCAGCTCGCCGGTGCGCAGCGTCAGTGTGATGCTGTGCAGCGCGTGCACCACCGTGGGGCCGTCGCCGTGCACTCGGCCGACCCCACGCAGCTCGAGCACGACGTCGGTGGTCATCGCCGGACGGCCCGATCGCTCGGCTCGTCCGCGCGGACGGCGGCGGGCGGCGACGCCGGCGGACGGGGCGCCGTGGCCAGCCGCGCGAGCCGGGTCTCGGAGTGGTCCAGCCAGCGGACCTCGGCCTCGGCCCGGAAGATCATCGAGTCGAGCACCAGCAGCCACGCGGTGTCCTCGGACCCGTCGGCGACCGCTTTGAGCCGGGTCAGCTCCTGCAGGTGCCGCAGCGTGGCGGTGCGCTGTGTCTGCAGCACCGCCCGCACGTCGACGCCCGGCGTCGTCAGCGCCAGCGCGACCTTGATCGCCAGCTCGTCGCGCGGCCGGTCGGTGCCGCCGAGCGGGGTGGCGAACCAGCCGGTCAGCTCCGCGTGCCCGGCGTCGGTGAGGCGGTAGACGACCTTGCCGTCCTCGTCGGACTCGCCGGTCTGCTCGACCAGGCCGTCGCGTTCCAGCCGCGCCAGGGTGGTGTACACCTGGCCGACGTTGAGCGGCCAGGTCGCGCCGGTGGACCGCTCGAACTCGTGGCGCAGCTGGTACCCGTACATCGGGGAACGCTCCAGCAGCGCCAGCAGACCGTGACGAATCGACATGGCTACCAAGTATGCATACTCGGTATGGCCAGTCAAGTCGACGCTGGTCGGAGGGGTGGCGCAGCAACCTCACCCGCACGGGGACCGGACGAGATGGCCGGGGCGCAGACCACCCCGCTGAACGTCAGCGGGCGAAGTGGTTGGTCGGGACCGTCGACTCCTCGGCGGCGCTCAGGGCGACCGGCCAGCTGGCGGGAGCCGGCACGGCGGCCACGAGTCCGGGCAGGCCGACCGGCCAGATCGGCCGCTCAGTGTGGCTCAGCTCGTCGAGGCTCCACCAGCGGTGGCCGATGACGGTGAGCTGCTCTTCCTCGGTGAGCCCGGCCGGCTCGATCTCCTGGCCCGGCGCGTCGGCGACGAAGAACGTCTCGGACTGGACGGCGATCTTGTCGGCGTAGGCGTGCACGACGGTGCGCTCGGCGATCGGTCCGCGGACCGCCGACGGCATCAGCCGCAGGCCGGTCTCCTCCAGGACCTCGCGAACGACCGCGTCGAGCAGGGTCTCGCCGGGATCGACGCCGCCGCCGGGGGTGATCCAGAACGTCGGCGACCCGGGCGCGGACGGATCGCTGTCCTCGAACAGCAGGACGCGGCCCCCGGGCTCCAGGAGCAGCACCCGGGCGGTCCGGCGGTGCGTGACCGGCCGGTCGAGCTCGGACTCCAACGACATGACCACGTTCGCCAGGGTACGCCCCCTTCGCGGGCCGTGACCGTCGATGTCTCATCGAGTCATCATCGAGGCTATCATCGCCGCAGGTTGCCCTGAGTCTCAGGTGGTGAGCAGCACCTTGCCGACGTGCTCGCCGTCGGCGACGACGCGGTGCGCCTCGGCCGCCTCGGTCATCGGGAGCGTGCGGTCGACGACCGGCCGGACGGTGCCGGACTCGATCAGTGGCCACAGGTGCTCGCACACCTCGGCGACGACGGCGGCCTTCCCTGCACGTGTGCGCCGGCGCAGCAGCGAGCCGGTGATGCGGGCCCGTTTGCCCATGACGGCGGCGAGGTCCAGCTCGGTGCGCCGGCCGCCCATGGTCCCGATGATCGTGATGCGGCCGTCCATCGCCAGCACGTCGAGGTTCCGGGCGAGGTACGAGCCGCCCATGATGTCGAGGACGACGTCGGCGCCGTGCCCGCCGGTCGCGGCCGTCACCACCTCGGCGAAGTCCTCGGACCGGTAGTTGACCAGGATCTCGGCGCCCAGCTCGGCGCACCGCTCCAGCTTGGCCGCCGTCCCCGCCGTCACCGCGACCCGGGCGCCGAGCGCGCGGCCCACCTGGATGGCAGCCGTCCCGATGCCGCTGGCACCGCCGTGCACGAGCAGCACCTCGCCGGCGCGCAGGCCGGCCGTCATCACCAGGTTCGACCAGACGGTGCACATGACCTCGGGCAGCGCGGCCGCCGTGACGAGGTCGACGCCGGTCGGGACCGGCAGCAGCTGGCCGGCCGGCACCGCGACCCGCTCCGCGTATCCGCCGCCGGACAGCAGCGCGCACACCTGGTCGCCGGCCTTCCAGCCGGTGACCCCCTCACCGACCTCACTGATCGTGCCGCTGCACTCCAGGCCCGGCCAGGCCGGCGCCCCGGGTGGGACGTCGTACTTGCCCATCCGCTGCAGCAGGTCGGCCCGGTTGACGGCGGACGCGACGACGTCGACGACGACCTCGCCCGGCCCGCAGACCGGGTCGGGCACCTCGGCCCAGCTCAGGACCTCCGGCCCGCCGGGCTCGGTGATGACGACCGCGTGCACGCGACCCCTCCGCTCAGATGCCGCCCGGCGGGCGGTCC is from Jiangella alkaliphila and encodes:
- a CDS encoding NAD(P)H-quinone oxidoreductase gives rise to the protein MHAVVITEPGGPEVLSWAEVPDPVCGPGEVVVDVVASAVNRADLLQRMGKYDVPPGAPAWPGLECSGTISEVGEGVTGWKAGDQVCALLSGGGYAERVAVPAGQLLPVPTGVDLVTAAALPEVMCTVWSNLVMTAGLRAGEVLLVHGGASGIGTAAIQVGRALGARVAVTAGTAAKLERCAELGAEILVNYRSEDFAEVVTAATGGHGADVVLDIMGGSYLARNLDVLAMDGRITIIGTMGGRRTELDLAAVMGKRARITGSLLRRRTRAGKAAVVAEVCEHLWPLIESGTVRPVVDRTLPMTEAAEAHRVVADGEHVGKVLLTT
- a CDS encoding PadR family transcriptional regulator produces the protein MSIRHGLLALLERSPMYGYQLRHEFERSTGATWPLNVGQVYTTLARLERDGLVEQTGESDEDGKVVYRLTDAGHAELTGWFATPLGGTDRPRDELAIKVALALTTPGVDVRAVLQTQRTATLRHLQELTRLKAVADGSEDTAWLLVLDSMIFRAEAEVRWLDHSETRLARLATAPRPPASPPAAVRADEPSDRAVRR
- a CDS encoding NUDIX hydrolase encodes the protein MSLESELDRPVTHRRTARVLLLEPGGRVLLFEDSDPSAPGSPTFWITPGGGVDPGETLLDAVVREVLEETGLRLMPSAVRGPIAERTVVHAYADKIAVQSETFFVADAPGQEIEPAGLTEEEQLTVIGHRWWSLDELSHTERPIWPVGLPGLVAAVPAPASWPVALSAAEESTVPTNHFAR